One part of the Arabidopsis thaliana chromosome 1 sequence genome encodes these proteins:
- a CDS encoding Rhamnogalacturonate lyase family protein, producing MFLFSSHVFKLVTTKDYRRHLLKQRGWVIALIMFMSVFEIAFCQNQTPEPESTQVLQLHYQDRYVVMENRFLQLTLSNPEGFVTGIQYNGIDNVLAYYTNKEYDRGYWDVVWNFPGKKAKKTKGTLDRIEATKMEVITQNDEKIELSFTRTWNTSSTTAVPVNIDKRFVMLQNSSGFYSYAIFERLQGWPAVELDNMRLVFKLNKKKFHYMAISDDRQRYMPVPDDRVPPRGQPLAYPEAVQLLDPIEPEFKGEVDDKYEYSMESKDIKVHGWISTNDSVGFWQITPSNEFRSAGPLKQFLGSHVGPTNLAVFHSTHYVGADLIMSFKNGEAWKKVFGPVFIYLNSFPKGVDPLLLWHEAKNQTKIEEEKWPYNFTASDDFPASDQRGSVSGRLLVRDRFISSEDIPANGSYVGLAAPGDVGSWQRECKGYQFWSKADENGSFSINNVRSGRYNLYAFAPGFIGDYHNDTVFDISPGSKISLGDLVYEPPRDGSTLWEIGVPDRSAAEFYIPDPNPSFVNKLYLNHSDKYRQYGLWERYSELYPDEDMVYNVDIDDYSKNWFFMQVTRKQANGGYKGTTWQIRFQFDDKMKNVTGNFKLRIALATSNVAELQVRVNDLSADPPLFRTEQIGRDNTIARHGIHGLYWLYSVNVPAASLHVGNNTIYLTQALATSPFQGLMYDYIRLEYPDSINYITRS from the exons atgtttctcttctcttcacatGTGTTCAAGCTCGTGACGACAAAAG ATTATCGGAGACACTTATTGAAACAAAGAGGATGGGTTATTGCTTTGATCATGTTCATGTCTGTGTTTGAAATTGCATTCTGCCAAAACCAAACTCCTGAGCCAGAATCAACACAAGTCTTGCAGCTACATTACCAAGATCGATAT GTGGTAATGGAGAATAGATTTTTACAATTAACTTTATCAAATCCTGAGGGTTTCGTCACCGGAATCCAGTATAATGGTATCGACAATGTGCTCGCCTACTACACCAACAAAGAATATGATAGAGG TTACTGGGACGTAGTGTGGAACTTCCCTGGGAAAAAGGCTAAAAAGACCAAAGGCACACTAGACCG GATTGAAGCAACAAAGATGGAAGTGATTACACAGAACGATGAGAAAATAGAGCTATCGTTTACAAGGACATGGAATACATCTTCAACTACGGCTGTTCCAGTGAATATAGACAAGAG GTTTGTAATGCTGCAAAACTCGTCCGGATTCTACAGTTACGCCATCTTCGAACGGTTACAAGGATGGCCCGCTGTTGAACTCGATAATATGCGATTAGTATTTAagctaaacaagaaaaaatttcATTACATGGCGATTTCAGATGACAGGCAAAGGTACATGCCTGTGCCAGATGATCGGGTTCCGCCTCGTGGTCAGCCTCTTGCTTATCCCGAGGCAGTTCAACTTCTTGACCCTATCGAGCCCGAGTTTAAAGGAGAG GTGGATGACAAGTATGAGTACTCAATGGAGAGTAAAGACATAAAAGTTCATGGATGGATAAGCACAAATGATTCAGTTGGGTTCTGGCAAATCACTCCAAGCAATGAGTTCCGTTCTGCTGGGCCTCTCAAGCAATTCCTAGGCTCCCATGTCGGTCCAACTAACCTTGCG GTATTTCACAGCACTCACTATGTTGGAGCAGACCTAATCATGAGTTTTAAAAACGGTGAAGCATGGAAGAAAGTATTTGGACCTGTCTTCATTTATCTCAACTCTTTTCCTAAAGGAGTTGATCCTCTCTTGCTCTGGCATGAAGCCAAGAACCAG acaaagattgaagaagaaaagtggCCTTATAACTTCACCGCTTCAGATGATTTTCCTGCATCTGACCAAAGAGGATCTGTTAGCGGTAGATTACTCGTAAGAGACAG ATTCATAAGTAGTGAGGATATACCTGCAAATGGTTCCTATGTGGGCTTGGCTGCACCAGGAGATGTTGGCTCATGGCAAAGAGAATGCAAA GGTTATCAATTCTGGTCTAAAGCAGACGAAAATGGATCTTTTTCTATCAATAATGTGAGAAGTGGTCGTTATAATCTCTATGCATTTGCTCCGGGATTCATCGGTGATTACCACAACGACACCGTTTTTGACATTTCTCCAG GCTCAAAGATTAGCTTAGGAGACTTAGTGTATGAGCCTCCTAGAGACGGTTCAACTCTATGGGAAATCGGTGTACCAGACCGAAGCGCTGCAGAGTTCTACATTCCTGACCCGAATCCAAGCTTTGTAAACAAACTATACTTAAACCATTCTGATAAATATCGACAATACGGATTGTGGGAACGCTATTCAGAACTGTACCCCGATGAAGATATGGTCTACAATGTTGATATTGATGACTACTCTAAAAACTGGTTCTTCATGCAAGTTACAAG GAAGCAAGCAAATGGAGGATATAAAGGTACAACATGGCAGATCAGATTTCAGTTCGACGATAAAATGAAAAACGTAACCGGAAACTTCAAACTGCGAATCGCTTTAGCCACATCAAACGTAGCAGAATTGCAG GTTCGGGTGAACGATCTTTCTGCAGACCCTCCATTGTTTAGGACAGAGCAAATAGGAAGGGATAATACAATCGCAAGGCATGGTATTCATGGACTATATTGGTTATATAGTGTGAATGTTCCTGCTGCTTCTCTTCACGTGGGAAATAACACCATATATCTAACTCAAGCGCTCGCCACAAGCCCTTTTCAAGGACTCATGTATGATTATATTCGTCTTGAATATCCTGATTCCATCAATTATATTACTAGATCATAG
- a CDS encoding Rhamnogalacturonate lyase family protein translates to MISRKPQDKSADFIMFLFSSHVFKLVTTKDYRRHLLKQRGWVIALIMFMSVFEIAFCQNQTPEPESTQVLQLHYQDRYVVMENRFLQLTLSNPEGFVTGIQYNGIDNVLAYYTNKEYDRGYWDVVWNFPGKKAKKTKGTLDRIEATKMEVITQNDEKIELSFTRTWNTSSTTAVPVNIDKRFVMLQNSSGFYSYAIFERLQGWPAVELDNMRLVFKLNKKKFHYMAISDDRQRYMPVPDDRVPPRGQPLAYPEAVQLLDPIEPEFKGEVDDKYEYSMESKDIKVHGWISTNDSVGFWQITPSNEFRSAGPLKQFLGSHVGPTNLAVFHSTHYVGADLIMSFKNGEAWKKVFGPVFIYLNSFPKGVDPLLLWHEAKNQTKIEEEKWPYNFTASDDFPASDQRGSVSGRLLVRDRFISSEDIPANGSYVGLAAPGDVGSWQRECKGYQFWSKADENGSFSINNVRSGRYNLYAFAPGFIGDYHNDTVFDISPGSKISLGDLVYEPPRDGSTLWEIGVPDRSAAEFYIPDPNPSFVNKLYLNHSDKYRQYGLWERYSELYPDEDMVYNVDIDDYSKNWFFMQVTRKQANGGYKGTTWQIRFQFDDKMKNVTGNFKLRIALATSNVAELQVRVNDLSADPPLFRTEQIGRDNTIARHGIHGLYWLYSVNVPAASLHVGNNTIYLTQALATSPFQGLMYDYIRLEYPDSINYITRS, encoded by the exons ATG ATTTCGAGAAAGCCCCAAGACAAATCCGCTGATTTCATcatgtttctcttctcttcacatGTGTTCAAGCTCGTGACGACAAAAG ATTATCGGAGACACTTATTGAAACAAAGAGGATGGGTTATTGCTTTGATCATGTTCATGTCTGTGTTTGAAATTGCATTCTGCCAAAACCAAACTCCTGAGCCAGAATCAACACAAGTCTTGCAGCTACATTACCAAGATCGATAT GTGGTAATGGAGAATAGATTTTTACAATTAACTTTATCAAATCCTGAGGGTTTCGTCACCGGAATCCAGTATAATGGTATCGACAATGTGCTCGCCTACTACACCAACAAAGAATATGATAGAGG TTACTGGGACGTAGTGTGGAACTTCCCTGGGAAAAAGGCTAAAAAGACCAAAGGCACACTAGACCG GATTGAAGCAACAAAGATGGAAGTGATTACACAGAACGATGAGAAAATAGAGCTATCGTTTACAAGGACATGGAATACATCTTCAACTACGGCTGTTCCAGTGAATATAGACAAGAG GTTTGTAATGCTGCAAAACTCGTCCGGATTCTACAGTTACGCCATCTTCGAACGGTTACAAGGATGGCCCGCTGTTGAACTCGATAATATGCGATTAGTATTTAagctaaacaagaaaaaatttcATTACATGGCGATTTCAGATGACAGGCAAAGGTACATGCCTGTGCCAGATGATCGGGTTCCGCCTCGTGGTCAGCCTCTTGCTTATCCCGAGGCAGTTCAACTTCTTGACCCTATCGAGCCCGAGTTTAAAGGAGAG GTGGATGACAAGTATGAGTACTCAATGGAGAGTAAAGACATAAAAGTTCATGGATGGATAAGCACAAATGATTCAGTTGGGTTCTGGCAAATCACTCCAAGCAATGAGTTCCGTTCTGCTGGGCCTCTCAAGCAATTCCTAGGCTCCCATGTCGGTCCAACTAACCTTGCG GTATTTCACAGCACTCACTATGTTGGAGCAGACCTAATCATGAGTTTTAAAAACGGTGAAGCATGGAAGAAAGTATTTGGACCTGTCTTCATTTATCTCAACTCTTTTCCTAAAGGAGTTGATCCTCTCTTGCTCTGGCATGAAGCCAAGAACCAG acaaagattgaagaagaaaagtggCCTTATAACTTCACCGCTTCAGATGATTTTCCTGCATCTGACCAAAGAGGATCTGTTAGCGGTAGATTACTCGTAAGAGACAG ATTCATAAGTAGTGAGGATATACCTGCAAATGGTTCCTATGTGGGCTTGGCTGCACCAGGAGATGTTGGCTCATGGCAAAGAGAATGCAAA GGTTATCAATTCTGGTCTAAAGCAGACGAAAATGGATCTTTTTCTATCAATAATGTGAGAAGTGGTCGTTATAATCTCTATGCATTTGCTCCGGGATTCATCGGTGATTACCACAACGACACCGTTTTTGACATTTCTCCAG GCTCAAAGATTAGCTTAGGAGACTTAGTGTATGAGCCTCCTAGAGACGGTTCAACTCTATGGGAAATCGGTGTACCAGACCGAAGCGCTGCAGAGTTCTACATTCCTGACCCGAATCCAAGCTTTGTAAACAAACTATACTTAAACCATTCTGATAAATATCGACAATACGGATTGTGGGAACGCTATTCAGAACTGTACCCCGATGAAGATATGGTCTACAATGTTGATATTGATGACTACTCTAAAAACTGGTTCTTCATGCAAGTTACAAG GAAGCAAGCAAATGGAGGATATAAAGGTACAACATGGCAGATCAGATTTCAGTTCGACGATAAAATGAAAAACGTAACCGGAAACTTCAAACTGCGAATCGCTTTAGCCACATCAAACGTAGCAGAATTGCAG GTTCGGGTGAACGATCTTTCTGCAGACCCTCCATTGTTTAGGACAGAGCAAATAGGAAGGGATAATACAATCGCAAGGCATGGTATTCATGGACTATATTGGTTATATAGTGTGAATGTTCCTGCTGCTTCTCTTCACGTGGGAAATAACACCATATATCTAACTCAAGCGCTCGCCACAAGCCCTTTTCAAGGACTCATGTATGATTATATTCGTCTTGAATATCCTGATTCCATCAATTATATTACTAGATCATAG
- a CDS encoding Rhamnogalacturonate lyase family protein — translation MFMSVFEIAFCQNQTPEPESTQVLQLHYQDRYVVMENRFLQLTLSNPEGFVTGIQYNGIDNVLAYYTNKEYDRGYWDVVWNFPGKKAKKTKGTLDRIEATKMEVITQNDEKIELSFTRTWNTSSTTAVPVNIDKRFVMLQNSSGFYSYAIFERLQGWPAVELDNMRLVFKLNKKKFHYMAISDDRQRYMPVPDDRVPPRGQPLAYPEAVQLLDPIEPEFKGEVDDKYEYSMESKDIKVHGWISTNDSVGFWQITPSNEFRSAGPLKQFLGSHVGPTNLAVFHSTHYVGADLIMSFKNGEAWKKVFGPVFIYLNSFPKGVDPLLLWHEAKNQTKIEEEKWPYNFTASDDFPASDQRGSVSGRLLVRDRFISSEDIPANGSYVGLAAPGDVGSWQRECKGYQFWSKADENGSFSINNVRSGRYNLYAFAPGFIGDYHNDTVFDISPGSKISLGDLVYEPPRDGSTLWEIGVPDRSAAEFYIPDPNPSFVNKLYLNHSDKYRQYGLWERYSELYPDEDMVYNVDIDDYSKNWFFMQVTRKQANGGYKGTTWQIRFQFDDKMKNVTGNFKLRIALATSNVAELQVRVNDLSADPPLFRTEQIGRDNTIARHGIHGLYWLYSVNVPAASLHVGNNTIYLTQALATSPFQGLMYDYIRLEYPDSINYITRS, via the exons ATGTTCATGTCTGTGTTTGAAATTGCATTCTGCCAAAACCAAACTCCTGAGCCAGAATCAACACAAGTCTTGCAGCTACATTACCAAGATCGATAT GTGGTAATGGAGAATAGATTTTTACAATTAACTTTATCAAATCCTGAGGGTTTCGTCACCGGAATCCAGTATAATGGTATCGACAATGTGCTCGCCTACTACACCAACAAAGAATATGATAGAGG TTACTGGGACGTAGTGTGGAACTTCCCTGGGAAAAAGGCTAAAAAGACCAAAGGCACACTAGACCG GATTGAAGCAACAAAGATGGAAGTGATTACACAGAACGATGAGAAAATAGAGCTATCGTTTACAAGGACATGGAATACATCTTCAACTACGGCTGTTCCAGTGAATATAGACAAGAG GTTTGTAATGCTGCAAAACTCGTCCGGATTCTACAGTTACGCCATCTTCGAACGGTTACAAGGATGGCCCGCTGTTGAACTCGATAATATGCGATTAGTATTTAagctaaacaagaaaaaatttcATTACATGGCGATTTCAGATGACAGGCAAAGGTACATGCCTGTGCCAGATGATCGGGTTCCGCCTCGTGGTCAGCCTCTTGCTTATCCCGAGGCAGTTCAACTTCTTGACCCTATCGAGCCCGAGTTTAAAGGAGAG GTGGATGACAAGTATGAGTACTCAATGGAGAGTAAAGACATAAAAGTTCATGGATGGATAAGCACAAATGATTCAGTTGGGTTCTGGCAAATCACTCCAAGCAATGAGTTCCGTTCTGCTGGGCCTCTCAAGCAATTCCTAGGCTCCCATGTCGGTCCAACTAACCTTGCG GTATTTCACAGCACTCACTATGTTGGAGCAGACCTAATCATGAGTTTTAAAAACGGTGAAGCATGGAAGAAAGTATTTGGACCTGTCTTCATTTATCTCAACTCTTTTCCTAAAGGAGTTGATCCTCTCTTGCTCTGGCATGAAGCCAAGAACCAG acaaagattgaagaagaaaagtggCCTTATAACTTCACCGCTTCAGATGATTTTCCTGCATCTGACCAAAGAGGATCTGTTAGCGGTAGATTACTCGTAAGAGACAG ATTCATAAGTAGTGAGGATATACCTGCAAATGGTTCCTATGTGGGCTTGGCTGCACCAGGAGATGTTGGCTCATGGCAAAGAGAATGCAAA GGTTATCAATTCTGGTCTAAAGCAGACGAAAATGGATCTTTTTCTATCAATAATGTGAGAAGTGGTCGTTATAATCTCTATGCATTTGCTCCGGGATTCATCGGTGATTACCACAACGACACCGTTTTTGACATTTCTCCAG GCTCAAAGATTAGCTTAGGAGACTTAGTGTATGAGCCTCCTAGAGACGGTTCAACTCTATGGGAAATCGGTGTACCAGACCGAAGCGCTGCAGAGTTCTACATTCCTGACCCGAATCCAAGCTTTGTAAACAAACTATACTTAAACCATTCTGATAAATATCGACAATACGGATTGTGGGAACGCTATTCAGAACTGTACCCCGATGAAGATATGGTCTACAATGTTGATATTGATGACTACTCTAAAAACTGGTTCTTCATGCAAGTTACAAG GAAGCAAGCAAATGGAGGATATAAAGGTACAACATGGCAGATCAGATTTCAGTTCGACGATAAAATGAAAAACGTAACCGGAAACTTCAAACTGCGAATCGCTTTAGCCACATCAAACGTAGCAGAATTGCAG GTTCGGGTGAACGATCTTTCTGCAGACCCTCCATTGTTTAGGACAGAGCAAATAGGAAGGGATAATACAATCGCAAGGCATGGTATTCATGGACTATATTGGTTATATAGTGTGAATGTTCCTGCTGCTTCTCTTCACGTGGGAAATAACACCATATATCTAACTCAAGCGCTCGCCACAAGCCCTTTTCAAGGACTCATGTATGATTATATTCGTCTTGAATATCCTGATTCCATCAATTATATTACTAGATCATAG
- a CDS encoding Rhamnogalacturonate lyase family protein, with product MSYVKLQLHDKGNHVVMDNGIARVTLSKPDGIVTGIEYNGIDNLLEVLNEEVNRGYWDLVWGGSGTAGGFDVIKGSNFEVIVKNEEQIELSFTRKWDPSQEGKAVPLNIDKRFVMLSGSSGFYTYAIYEHLKEWPAFSLAETRIAFKLRKEKFHYMAVTDDRQRFMPLPDDRLPDRGQALAYPEAVLLVNPLESQFKGEVDDKYQYSCENKDITVHGWICTEQPSVGFWLITPSHEYRTGGPQKQNLTSHVGPTALAVFISAHYTGEDLVPKFSEGEAWKKVFGPVFVYLNSSTDDDNDPLWLWQDAKSQMNVEAESWPYSFPASDDYVKTEQRGNVVGRLLVQDRYVDKDFIAANRGYVGLAVPGAAGSWQRECKEYQFWTRTDEEGFFYISGIRPGQYNLYAWIPGFIGDYKYDDVITITSGPHFLSCFLLTPQNIFLLQFIICAGCYIYVEDLVYQPPRNGATLWEIGFPDRSAAEFYVPDPNPKYINNLYQNHPDRFRQYGLWERYAELYPDKDLVYVVGSSDYRKDWFYAQVTRKKDNKTYQGTTWQIKFELKNIDKNHSYTLRVAIASATFSELQIRVNNANASPMFTSGLIGRDNSIARHGIHGLYWLFNVEVAGSKLLEGENTLFLTQPRSTSPFQGIMYDYIRFEAPS from the exons ATGTCGTATGTTAAGTTGCAGTTGCATGATAAGGGCAATCAT GTGGTGATGGATAATGGCATTGCACGGGTTACATTATCTAAGCCTGATGGAATTGTTACCGGAATCGAGTATAATGGCATCGATAACTTGCTCGAGGTTCTTAATGAAGAAGTCAACAGAGG GTATTGGGATCTCGTTTGGGGAGGATCAGGAACAGCTGGCGGCTTTGATGT AATCAAAGGATCAAACTTTGAGGTCATAGTGAAGAATGAAGAACAGATTGAGCTTTCTTTCACAAGAAAATGGGATCCATCACAAGAAGGCAAAGCAGTCCCTCTCAATATTGACAAAAG ATTTGTTATGCTTAGTGGATCGTCGGGATTCTACACTTACGCTATCTACGAGCATTTAAAAGAATGGCCTGCTTTCTCACTTGCTGAAACCCGAATTGCCTTCAAGCTCAGAAAAGAGAA GTTTCATTACATGGCAGTAACGGATGATAGGCAGAGATTCATGCCATTGCCTGATGACCGGTTACCGGACAGAGGCCAAGCTCTGGCTTACCCTGAAGCTGTTCTACTTGTTAATCCTTTAGAGTCTCAGTTCAAAGGAGAG GTTGACGATAAGTACCAATATTCGTGTGAAAACAAAGACATTACTGTCCACGGATGGATATGCACAGAGCAGCCATCGGTTGGTTTCTGGCTCATAACTCCTAGCCATGAGTATCGAACCGGTGGACCTCAAAAACAGAACTTGACATCTCATGTTGGACCCACAGCTCTTGCT GTATTTATTAGTGCACACTACACAGGGGAAGATCTAGTGCCAAAGTTTAGTGAAGGAGAGGCATGGAAGAAGGTGTTTGGACCTGTTTTCGTCTATTTAAACTCGTCtactgatgatgataatgaccCTCTTTGGCTGTGGCAAGATGCTAAATCTCAG ATGAATGTGGAAGCAGAGAGCTGGCCTTACAGTTTTCCAGCTTCGGATGATTATGTGAAAACAGAACAACGTGGTAATGTTGTTGGCAGACTCCTCGTTCAAGACAG gTATGTAGATAAAGATTTCATTGCAGCCAATAGAGGTTATGTTGGTTTGGCTGTGCCTGGAGCTGCTGGTTCATGGCAAAGAGAATGCAAG GAGTATCAATTTTGGACAAGaacagatgaagaaggatTTTTTTACATTAGTGGTATAAGGCCAGGCCAGTATAATCTCTATGCATGGATTCCTGGTTTTATTGGTGATTATAAGTACGATGATGTTATCACAATCACCTCAGGtcctcattttctttcttgctttctATTAACTccccaaaacatttttttgttacaattcATTATATGCGCAggatgttatatatatgtggaagATCTTGTTTATCAACCTCCAAGAAATGGAGCAACATTATGGGAAATTGGTTTTCCAGATCGATCTGCTGCAGAGTTTTATGTTCCCGATCCTAATCCAAAATATATCAACAACCTTTATCAAAATCACCCTGACAG ATTCCGGCAATATGGTTTATGGGAAAGATATGCAGAACTTTATCCGGATAAAGACTTGGTATATGTAGTTGGCTCTAGCGACTATAGAAAAGACTGGTTTTACGCTCAAGTCACTAG AAAAAAGgataacaaaacatatcaaGGAACAACATGGCAAATCAAATTCGAACTCAAAAACATTGATAAGAATCACTCCTATACTTTACGAGTAGCCATAGCATCCGCTACTTTTTCTGAACTCCAA ATACGTGTGAACAATGCGAATGCAAGCCCGATGTTCACGAGCGGATTGATCGGGAGAGACAACTCGATAGCGAGACATGGAATACATGGATTGTACTGGTTGTTCAATGTGGAAGTGGCTGGTTCTAAGCTTCTAGAAGGCGAGAATACATTGTTTCTCACACAGCCAAGGTCCACAAGTCCTTTCCAAGGGATCATGTATGATTACATCAGATTCGAAGCTCCCAgctaa
- a CDS encoding Rhamnogalacturonate lyase family protein (Rhamnogalacturonate lyase family protein; CONTAINS InterPro DOMAIN/s: Rhamnogalacturonate lyase (InterPro:IPR010325), Carbohydrate-binding-like fold (InterPro:IPR013784), Galactose-binding domain-like (InterPro:IPR008979); BEST Arabidopsis thaliana protein match is: Rhamnogalacturonate lyase family protein (TAIR:AT1G09890.1); Has 288 Blast hits to 274 proteins in 61 species: Archae - 0; Bacteria - 42; Metazoa - 0; Fungi - 85; Plants - 160; Viruses - 0; Other Eukaryotes - 1 (source: NCBI BLink).), which translates to MENRFLQLTLSNPEGFVTGIQYNGIDNVLAYYTNKEYDRGYWDVVWNFPGKKAKKTKGTLDRIEATKMEVITQNDEKIELSFTRTWNTSSTTAVPVNIDKRFVMLQNSSGFYSYAIFERLQGWPAVELDNMRLVFKLNKKKFHYMAISDDRQRYMPVPDDRVPPRGQPLAYPEAVQLLDPIEPEFKGEVDDKYEYSMESKDIKVHGWISTNDSVGFWQITPSNEFRSAGPLKQFLGSHVGPTNLAVFHSTHYVGADLIMSFKNGEAWKKVFGPVFIYLNSFPKGVDPLLLWHEAKNQTKIEEEKWPYNFTASDDFPASDQRGSVSGRLLVRDRFISSEDIPANGSYVGLAAPGDVGSWQRECKGYQFWSKADENGSFSINNVRSGRYNLYAFAPGFIGDYHNDTVFDISPGSKISLGDLVYEPPRDGSTLWEIGVPDRSAAEFYIPDPNPSFVNKLYLNHSDKYRQYGLWERYSELYPDEDMVYNVDIDDYSKNWFFMQVTRKQANGGYKGTTWQIRFQFDDKMKNVTGNFKLRIALATSNVAELQVRVNDLSADPPLFRTEQIGRDNTIARHGIHGLYWLYSVNVPAASLHVGNNTIYLTQALATSPFQGLMYDYIRLEYPDSINYITRS; encoded by the exons ATGGAGAATAGATTTTTACAATTAACTTTATCAAATCCTGAGGGTTTCGTCACCGGAATCCAGTATAATGGTATCGACAATGTGCTCGCCTACTACACCAACAAAGAATATGATAGAGG TTACTGGGACGTAGTGTGGAACTTCCCTGGGAAAAAGGCTAAAAAGACCAAAGGCACACTAGACCG GATTGAAGCAACAAAGATGGAAGTGATTACACAGAACGATGAGAAAATAGAGCTATCGTTTACAAGGACATGGAATACATCTTCAACTACGGCTGTTCCAGTGAATATAGACAAGAG GTTTGTAATGCTGCAAAACTCGTCCGGATTCTACAGTTACGCCATCTTCGAACGGTTACAAGGATGGCCCGCTGTTGAACTCGATAATATGCGATTAGTATTTAagctaaacaagaaaaaatttcATTACATGGCGATTTCAGATGACAGGCAAAGGTACATGCCTGTGCCAGATGATCGGGTTCCGCCTCGTGGTCAGCCTCTTGCTTATCCCGAGGCAGTTCAACTTCTTGACCCTATCGAGCCCGAGTTTAAAGGAGAG GTGGATGACAAGTATGAGTACTCAATGGAGAGTAAAGACATAAAAGTTCATGGATGGATAAGCACAAATGATTCAGTTGGGTTCTGGCAAATCACTCCAAGCAATGAGTTCCGTTCTGCTGGGCCTCTCAAGCAATTCCTAGGCTCCCATGTCGGTCCAACTAACCTTGCG GTATTTCACAGCACTCACTATGTTGGAGCAGACCTAATCATGAGTTTTAAAAACGGTGAAGCATGGAAGAAAGTATTTGGACCTGTCTTCATTTATCTCAACTCTTTTCCTAAAGGAGTTGATCCTCTCTTGCTCTGGCATGAAGCCAAGAACCAG acaaagattgaagaagaaaagtggCCTTATAACTTCACCGCTTCAGATGATTTTCCTGCATCTGACCAAAGAGGATCTGTTAGCGGTAGATTACTCGTAAGAGACAG ATTCATAAGTAGTGAGGATATACCTGCAAATGGTTCCTATGTGGGCTTGGCTGCACCAGGAGATGTTGGCTCATGGCAAAGAGAATGCAAA GGTTATCAATTCTGGTCTAAAGCAGACGAAAATGGATCTTTTTCTATCAATAATGTGAGAAGTGGTCGTTATAATCTCTATGCATTTGCTCCGGGATTCATCGGTGATTACCACAACGACACCGTTTTTGACATTTCTCCAG GCTCAAAGATTAGCTTAGGAGACTTAGTGTATGAGCCTCCTAGAGACGGTTCAACTCTATGGGAAATCGGTGTACCAGACCGAAGCGCTGCAGAGTTCTACATTCCTGACCCGAATCCAAGCTTTGTAAACAAACTATACTTAAACCATTCTGATAAATATCGACAATACGGATTGTGGGAACGCTATTCAGAACTGTACCCCGATGAAGATATGGTCTACAATGTTGATATTGATGACTACTCTAAAAACTGGTTCTTCATGCAAGTTACAAG GAAGCAAGCAAATGGAGGATATAAAGGTACAACATGGCAGATCAGATTTCAGTTCGACGATAAAATGAAAAACGTAACCGGAAACTTCAAACTGCGAATCGCTTTAGCCACATCAAACGTAGCAGAATTGCAG GTTCGGGTGAACGATCTTTCTGCAGACCCTCCATTGTTTAGGACAGAGCAAATAGGAAGGGATAATACAATCGCAAGGCATGGTATTCATGGACTATATTGGTTATATAGTGTGAATGTTCCTGCTGCTTCTCTTCACGTGGGAAATAACACCATATATCTAACTCAAGCGCTCGCCACAAGCCCTTTTCAAGGACTCATGTATGATTATATTCGTCTTGAATATCCTGATTCCATCAATTATATTACTAGATCATAG